A genomic window from Lasioglossum baleicum chromosome 7, iyLasBale1, whole genome shotgun sequence includes:
- the Pop5 gene encoding POP5 ribonuclease P/MRP subunit isoform X1 encodes MHIGSIELTPEAKYNNITYLVFEIALGDKSDKPFPLKITALHVAINRKIQQLYGDFGVAAIKAGFSAKYCNEHTRIALVKTRHGPHKFLLESLPTINDIGGRLVSVKILYVGATLKHCFLFVKRYQQRKLERTWSTLRTDLQRKNMENALMTLSPAMKDFT; translated from the exons ATGCATATCGGATCAATAGAATTAACACCGGAGGCAAAGTACAACAATATTAC GTATTTGGTATTCGAAATAGCGCTCGGCGATAAATCCGATAAGCCATTTCCGCTGAAAATCACAGCACTGCACGTTGCCATAAATCGAAAAATACAACAGCTGTACGGCGATTTTGGGGTAGCAGCGATAAAAGCTGGTTTTAGCG CAAAGTACTGCAATGAACACACAAGAATAGCGCTAGTAAAGACGAGACACGGGCCACACAAATTTTTGTTAGAGTCTCTTCCTACGATAAACGATATCGGTGGCCGTTTAGTGTCGGTGAAGATACTTTATGTGGGAGCAACGCTGAAACACTGTTTCCTGTTTGTCAAG AGGTACCAACAAAGGAAACTAGAACGCACGTGGAGTACCCTGAGAACAGATCTCCAAAGGAAAAACATGGAAAACGCTTTGATGACTTTGTCGCCAGCAATGAAAGACTTTACATGA
- the Pop5 gene encoding POP5 ribonuclease P/MRP subunit isoform X2 yields the protein MVRFKNRYLVFEIALGDKSDKPFPLKITALHVAINRKIQQLYGDFGVAAIKAGFSAKYCNEHTRIALVKTRHGPHKFLLESLPTINDIGGRLVSVKILYVGATLKHCFLFVKRYQQRKLERTWSTLRTDLQRKNMENALMTLSPAMKDFT from the exons ATGGTTCGCTTTAAGAACAG GTATTTGGTATTCGAAATAGCGCTCGGCGATAAATCCGATAAGCCATTTCCGCTGAAAATCACAGCACTGCACGTTGCCATAAATCGAAAAATACAACAGCTGTACGGCGATTTTGGGGTAGCAGCGATAAAAGCTGGTTTTAGCG CAAAGTACTGCAATGAACACACAAGAATAGCGCTAGTAAAGACGAGACACGGGCCACACAAATTTTTGTTAGAGTCTCTTCCTACGATAAACGATATCGGTGGCCGTTTAGTGTCGGTGAAGATACTTTATGTGGGAGCAACGCTGAAACACTGTTTCCTGTTTGTCAAG AGGTACCAACAAAGGAAACTAGAACGCACGTGGAGTACCCTGAGAACAGATCTCCAAAGGAAAAACATGGAAAACGCTTTGATGACTTTGTCGCCAGCAATGAAAGACTTTACATGA